Proteins encoded together in one Polaribacter reichenbachii window:
- a CDS encoding IS110 family transposase, which translates to MKNYREVVGIDVSKKTIDAYCYHAQVHKEFKNDLTGYKRLIKWVLKATKESAVFYCFENTGYYSLKLALYLHSKKVIYVEESPLKIKRSSGIVKEKTDKLDAQVIARYGWLHREELSPSTVKSSSHLELGRLLALRDQLVRNNAGLKGTLKEMKVLLTSSTTDLGCISLKRSIDYLTKQVKAIEIRIEEIIFNDVSMSKNYKLLKSMKGIGLVVASQLIYHTGNFTRFKSWRSFSSYCGTAPFEHRSGTSIHRRKQCHYLGDRKMKSLLSMASVSAIQHDSELKLYYQKKLAEGKDKMLAINNVRNKLIARAFAVVKRGTPYVVLQNYVA; encoded by the coding sequence ATGAAAAATTACAGAGAAGTAGTAGGAATTGATGTATCCAAAAAGACGATTGATGCTTATTGTTATCATGCCCAAGTACACAAAGAGTTTAAGAACGATTTAACTGGTTACAAAAGGCTTATAAAATGGGTCTTAAAGGCAACAAAAGAAAGTGCTGTTTTTTATTGTTTTGAGAATACCGGTTATTATTCCTTAAAGTTGGCACTTTATTTACACAGTAAAAAAGTTATTTATGTAGAGGAGAGTCCGTTAAAAATCAAACGTTCATCTGGCATTGTAAAAGAAAAAACGGATAAGTTAGATGCTCAGGTAATTGCTAGGTATGGTTGGCTTCACCGAGAAGAATTAAGCCCAAGTACTGTTAAAAGCAGCTCTCATTTAGAGTTGGGTAGATTGTTAGCTTTAAGAGATCAGTTGGTTAGAAATAATGCAGGTTTAAAAGGTACTTTAAAAGAGATGAAAGTACTTTTAACAAGCTCTACAACCGATTTAGGTTGTATCAGTTTAAAACGAAGTATTGACTATCTCACAAAGCAAGTCAAAGCAATAGAAATTAGAATTGAAGAAATAATTTTTAATGATGTTTCTATGAGTAAAAATTACAAATTACTTAAAAGTATGAAGGGAATTGGCCTTGTAGTTGCTAGTCAACTTATTTATCATACAGGTAATTTTACAAGGTTTAAAAGTTGGCGATCATTCTCTAGTTATTGTGGAACCGCACCTTTTGAACATCGCTCAGGAACCAGTATTCATAGACGAAAACAGTGTCATTATTTAGGAGATAGAAAGATGAAAAGTTTATTGAGTATGGCAAGTGTTTCTGCAATACAACATGATAGTGAGTTAAAGTTATATTATCAAAAAAAGTTAGCAGAAGGAAAAGATAAAATGTTAGCGATAAATAATGTGAGAAATAAACTGATAGCAAGAGCATTTGCAGTTGTTAAAAGAGGAACACCTTATGTTGTTCTTCAAAATTATGTAGCTTAA
- a CDS encoding putative phage abortive infection protein, which yields MNQKSNYKIEIYIGLIGLIIIHLFFIPQAFRGEVIDAEKASKFGSFIGGYVGTLFALISVILLYKTLKDQKEASEIEKFENRFFLLLSLHKNNTEEIILEKENGKKTFVHFIREFRSVFKKVCQEFDNSTPIKDKINISYLFFFYGTGYNSRRILKSELSNYDEIKIDKIIKELSKDRKQDKENGKKRKFKYYGGHQSRLGHYYRHLFQTVKYVHNKQLNIDKKEYVKILRAQLSNHEQAIFALNSLSSIGREWNELGLINEYEMIKNIPNEFFNPNNEFDLKTLFPKITFEFEE from the coding sequence ATGAATCAAAAATCTAATTATAAAATAGAAATTTACATAGGTCTAATTGGTCTTATAATTATTCATCTCTTTTTTATTCCTCAAGCCTTTAGAGGAGAAGTTATCGATGCTGAAAAAGCGAGTAAGTTCGGAAGTTTTATTGGAGGATACGTAGGAACATTATTTGCGCTTATAAGCGTTATTTTATTATACAAAACTTTAAAAGACCAAAAAGAAGCTTCAGAAATTGAAAAGTTTGAAAACAGATTTTTCTTACTATTATCACTTCATAAAAATAATACTGAAGAAATTATTTTAGAAAAGGAAAATGGAAAAAAAACATTTGTCCATTTTATAAGAGAATTTCGTTCAGTCTTTAAAAAGGTTTGTCAAGAATTTGACAATTCAACGCCAATCAAAGATAAAATAAATATATCTTACTTATTCTTTTTTTATGGAACAGGTTATAACTCAAGAAGAATTTTAAAATCTGAATTATCTAATTATGATGAAATAAAAATTGATAAGATTATAAAGGAATTAAGTAAAGACCGAAAACAAGATAAAGAAAATGGAAAAAAAAGAAAATTTAAATATTATGGTGGTCATCAATCAAGATTAGGTCATTACTATAGACATTTATTCCAAACAGTTAAATATGTTCATAACAAACAGTTAAACATAGATAAGAAAGAATATGTTAAAATTTTAAGAGCACAATTATCGAATCACGAACAAGCTATATTTGCTTTGAATTCACTTTCTTCAATAGGAAGAGAATGGAATGAATTAGGACTTATTAATGAATATGAAATGATTAAAAATATTCCGAATGAATTCTTTAATCCTAATAATGAATTTGATTTAAAAACACTTTTTCCTAAAATAACATTTGAATTTGAAGAATAA
- a CDS encoding serine hydrolase domain-containing protein — MNSSIKALFFAFITFLTLNPFSQSTNKELFNRIDTYLKSSETNGFSGVVLVSKKGKIILSKGYGWADRKNKIPNSPSTVFNIGSVTKQFTASAILKLVEQGKIKTSDKISTYFAQTPIDKSDITIHQLLTHTSGISNRTGGFRYDEASKEQFLKEFFESELQSKPGTKHQYANANYIMLTAIIERVSGQTYNSFLNDFLFVPSQMNSTGYKSVNFSTERLAHGYYYNRNDEQWEDWGTTQEHLPYNDKHWYSIGKGDIHSTVEDLYKWNIALKNNVVLASNTKLVQETPYVAENDKKTSFYAYGWAISQSKRDTKIVAHNGSNGLYFADFVRFVDDDVVIIYITNVFLGPESEYVAREIGKMIFDSNYTPSPISRNIYELSFEFMKTNPSSNAAKLPVFLKKKLNNEFKDHAILNRLGFSRLKKEDKPDWALELFKLNVKLFPKDGNLWDSLGEAYLKYNMNDEAIKSYTKAVELGNESSRKVLNELLKKE; from the coding sequence ATGAATTCATCTATTAAAGCACTATTTTTCGCTTTCATAACCTTTTTAACATTAAATCCCTTTTCTCAAAGCACAAATAAAGAACTATTCAATAGAATTGACACTTATTTGAAATCGAGCGAAACAAATGGTTTTTCTGGAGTTGTTTTAGTCTCTAAAAAAGGTAAAATTATTTTATCTAAAGGATATGGATGGGCTGATAGGAAAAATAAAATCCCTAATTCACCATCAACCGTTTTTAATATTGGTTCTGTAACAAAACAATTTACAGCATCGGCTATTTTAAAACTCGTAGAACAAGGAAAAATTAAAACATCAGATAAAATAAGCACATATTTTGCCCAGACACCTATTGACAAAAGCGATATAACTATTCATCAATTATTAACGCATACATCAGGAATTTCAAATAGAACTGGTGGTTTTAGGTATGATGAGGCTAGTAAAGAACAGTTCCTAAAAGAATTTTTTGAATCAGAATTACAATCAAAACCTGGAACAAAACATCAATACGCAAATGCCAACTATATTATGCTCACTGCGATAATAGAAAGAGTTTCAGGACAAACCTATAATTCCTTTCTAAATGATTTTTTGTTTGTTCCTTCTCAAATGAATAGTACAGGATATAAGAGTGTCAATTTTAGCACAGAAAGACTAGCACACGGCTACTACTATAACAGAAATGATGAACAATGGGAAGATTGGGGAACAACTCAAGAGCATCTTCCTTACAATGACAAACATTGGTACAGTATAGGTAAAGGAGATATTCACTCTACCGTTGAGGATTTATATAAATGGAATATTGCTTTAAAAAACAATGTAGTCTTAGCATCAAACACAAAACTAGTTCAAGAAACACCATACGTAGCCGAAAATGATAAAAAGACATCATTTTATGCATATGGTTGGGCAATATCTCAAAGTAAAAGAGACACTAAAATTGTTGCTCACAATGGTAGTAATGGGCTTTATTTTGCAGATTTTGTTAGGTTTGTAGACGATGACGTAGTTATCATATACATAACAAATGTGTTTTTAGGACCTGAATCAGAATATGTTGCAAGAGAAATTGGTAAAATGATTTTTGATTCAAATTATACGCCAAGTCCAATTTCTAGAAATATTTATGAATTAAGTTTTGAGTTTATGAAAACGAACCCATCATCTAATGCAGCAAAACTACCTGTGTTTTTAAAGAAAAAACTTAATAATGAATTCAAGGATCACGCCATTCTAAATCGACTAGGATTTAGCAGGTTGAAAAAAGAGGACAAACCAGATTGGGCATTAGAATTATTTAAGCTTAATGTAAAGCTATTCCCAAAAGATGGTAATTTATGGGATTCACTTGGAGAAGCTTACTTAAAATATAATATGAACGATGAAGCCATCAAAAGTTACACAAAAGCAGTAGAGTTAGGTAATGAAAGTTCAAGGAAAGTATTGAATGAATTATTGAAAAAAGAATAG
- a CDS encoding nuclear transport factor 2 family protein, which produces MNKKEIAKQYITHLENGNIKQVVALFNENGMVDSPLYGIKKADEFYRELNSDTANSELHLKGIFEENDSSSLALYFTYKWTLKNNKKVEFDVVDIIEFDNQNKINKLKIIYDTVTARKLVEAL; this is translated from the coding sequence ATGAACAAAAAGGAAATAGCAAAGCAATATATAACTCACCTTGAAAATGGAAATATTAAACAAGTAGTTGCATTATTTAATGAGAATGGAATGGTTGATTCACCTTTATATGGAATAAAAAAAGCAGATGAATTTTATCGTGAGTTGAATAGTGATACTGCAAATTCTGAACTACATTTAAAAGGAATTTTTGAAGAAAATGACTCAAGCAGTTTAGCTCTTTATTTTACCTATAAATGGACTTTAAAGAATAATAAAAAAGTGGAATTTGATGTAGTAGACATTATTGAATTCGATAATCAAAATAAGATTAATAAACTAAAAATTATTTATGACACAGTTACCGCTAGAAAACTAGTGGAAGCGCTATAA
- a CDS encoding transposase, translating into MNKDIKYFGIDISHLVFDVTDSDGKYYQFKNTVSGFKKFVKLLDKDSHCVMEATGYYHYKLAYYLQEQGVKLSVENPLSVKRFIQMKLSKIKTDKSDSRSICEYAQQVDLQLWKGNSKHQLECLQMTRLLAVYTKQSTMLKNKLHRESVLGNPSKFVVKSLKQSLKDLEKRMKNLETALLVLVKQAHQEVLTNLKSIPGIGDKTAIMLVVLTDGFKRFTSAKELCSYAGLTPVVRQSGSSVKARPKISKIGNQKLRNLLFMCSFNACKYNKACKALYDRIVAKGKSKKLALIAVCNKLLKQAFAIAKSGVIYDNNYKSSLA; encoded by the coding sequence ATGAATAAAGATATAAAATATTTTGGAATTGACATTAGTCATTTAGTTTTTGATGTAACTGATTCAGATGGTAAATATTATCAGTTTAAAAATACTGTTTCAGGCTTTAAAAAGTTTGTAAAACTATTAGATAAAGATAGTCATTGTGTAATGGAAGCTACCGGTTATTATCATTATAAGTTAGCCTATTATTTACAAGAGCAAGGGGTTAAGTTATCAGTAGAAAATCCTTTATCTGTGAAGCGATTTATCCAGATGAAACTATCTAAGATAAAGACAGATAAAAGCGATTCACGTTCGATTTGTGAATATGCCCAACAAGTAGATTTACAACTATGGAAGGGTAATTCTAAACATCAGTTAGAATGCTTACAAATGACTAGACTACTTGCTGTATATACAAAACAAAGCACAATGCTAAAGAATAAATTACATAGAGAATCAGTACTAGGAAACCCAAGTAAGTTTGTTGTAAAGTCTTTAAAACAAAGTTTAAAGGATCTTGAAAAACGGATGAAAAACTTAGAAACAGCGTTGTTAGTTTTAGTTAAACAAGCGCATCAAGAAGTATTAACAAATTTAAAAAGCATACCAGGTATAGGAGATAAAACAGCGATTATGTTAGTTGTTTTAACAGATGGTTTTAAACGCTTTACAAGCGCAAAAGAGTTGTGCAGTTATGCAGGATTAACACCTGTAGTAAGGCAAAGTGGATCTAGTGTAAAGGCACGTCCTAAAATTAGTAAAATAGGTAATCAGAAGTTACGCAATTTATTGTTTATGTGTAGTTTTAATGCTTGTAAATATAATAAAGCTTGTAAGGCATTATATGATCGAATTGTAGCCAAAGGCAAGAGTAAAAAATTAGCATTAATAGCAGTGTGTAATAAGTTGCTAAAACAAGCTTTTGCAATTGCGAAATCAGGTGTAATTTATGATAATAACTATAAAAGTTCTTTGGCTTAA
- a CDS encoding DUF6266 family protein → MATFEKGILGGFSGKVGNVVGSRWRGKNIMRSLPQRGKYTPTTKQEEQRLKFKTVISFLSPIVDILSQYFGSPQGDKSRSNLATSYHLKNAVVSTPQGMVMDYAKVLISKGDLRGLDGATVAAATGRLLNLNWQDNSGQGKATSTDALMAVVYAPDLNLFYSGTNLATRDATSVSITLPPFMLGFEVEVWASFYKPETNFAATSTYLGAVTVV, encoded by the coding sequence ATGGCAACATTCGAAAAAGGAATCCTTGGTGGATTCTCTGGAAAAGTAGGTAACGTAGTAGGCTCTCGATGGAGAGGGAAAAACATCATGCGTAGTTTACCCCAACGTGGTAAATACACTCCAACTACAAAACAAGAGGAACAGCGTTTAAAGTTTAAAACCGTAATCTCGTTCTTAAGCCCTATTGTAGATATCCTAAGTCAGTATTTTGGGAGTCCGCAGGGCGATAAATCGAGATCTAACTTGGCTACCTCCTATCATCTTAAAAATGCAGTAGTGAGTACACCACAAGGTATGGTCATGGATTATGCAAAGGTGCTGATTAGTAAAGGAGATTTAAGGGGTTTAGATGGCGCAACCGTAGCTGCTGCTACTGGGCGTTTGTTAAACTTAAATTGGCAAGACAACAGTGGTCAAGGTAAAGCTACCTCAACAGATGCTTTAATGGCAGTGGTGTATGCACCAGATTTAAATTTGTTTTATAGCGGTACAAACTTGGCTACTAGAGATGCAACCTCTGTAAGTATTACTTTACCTCCATTTATGTTAGGATTCGAAGTAGAAGTTTGGGCATCCTTTTATAAACCAGAAACCAATTTTGCAGCCACTAGTACTTATCTAGGTGCAGTAACCGTAGTGTAA
- the xerD gene encoding site-specific tyrosine recombinase XerD: protein MKWKNAIRDYQLFLKIERGLSQNTIDSYTRDLEKLTLFLNDNEIDSSPIAIDENLVQQFIYETAKQVNPRSQARIISGLRSFFDYLVFEDYRKTNPTDLIEAPKIGRKLPDTLSEDEINELISAIDLSHPQGERNRTIIETMYSCGLRVSELITLKISDLFFEEGFIKVTGKGNKERFIPIHYNAQKYISIYIKDIRSHLTPKKGFEDTLFLNRRGNGLTRQMIFTILKNLAVAINLNKKISPHTLRHSFATHLLKNGADLRAIQQMLGHESITTTEVYVHLDKSYLKEVVETYHPRK, encoded by the coding sequence ATGAAATGGAAAAATGCCATTAGAGATTATCAATTATTCTTAAAAATTGAAAGAGGTTTATCGCAAAACACAATAGATAGTTACACGCGAGATTTAGAAAAACTAACCTTGTTTTTAAATGATAATGAAATTGACTCCTCTCCTATTGCTATTGATGAAAACCTAGTACAACAATTTATTTATGAAACTGCTAAACAAGTAAACCCTAGAAGCCAAGCAAGAATAATTTCTGGCTTACGAAGTTTTTTCGATTATTTGGTCTTTGAAGATTATAGAAAAACAAATCCTACAGATTTAATTGAAGCGCCAAAAATTGGAAGAAAATTACCAGATACTTTATCCGAAGATGAAATAAACGAACTGATTTCTGCCATAGATTTAAGTCATCCGCAAGGAGAAAGAAATAGAACAATTATAGAAACCATGTATAGTTGTGGTTTACGTGTAAGTGAACTCATTACCCTAAAAATTTCTGATTTATTTTTTGAAGAAGGCTTTATAAAAGTTACTGGTAAAGGAAATAAAGAACGTTTTATACCTATACATTATAATGCGCAAAAATATATTTCTATTTATATCAAAGATATCAGAAGTCATTTAACACCCAAAAAGGGATTTGAAGATACTTTGTTTTTAAACAGAAGAGGAAATGGTTTAACGCGACAAATGATTTTTACTATTTTAAAAAATCTAGCGGTAGCCATCAATTTAAACAAAAAAATTAGTCCGCATACTTTGCGCCATTCTTTTGCAACACATTTACTAAAAAACGGAGCAGATTTAAGAGCTATTCAGCAAATGTTAGGGCACGAAAGTATTACCACCACAGAAGTTTATGTGCATTTAGATAAAAGCTATTTAAAAGAAGTGGTAGAAACCTATCATCCTAGAAAATAA
- a CDS encoding outer membrane beta-barrel protein has product MKKVILVFALVLSALAANAQLTVSVNGGIPVSDVEDYSSFALSGDVGYAFATDSDLMLGVSAGFLNYFGKDYEVLGTTIEAESIQFLPVAGFAFYRLSDNFSAGSKIGYAFGINDGNDGGFYYKPMLNYMVGNATSLSLFYEGVSDDGINANNVGLGLTFGL; this is encoded by the coding sequence ATGAAAAAAGTAATTTTAGTATTCGCTTTAGTTTTAAGTGCTTTAGCTGCAAATGCACAGCTAACCGTTAGTGTAAATGGAGGTATACCAGTTTCTGATGTAGAAGATTATTCTTCTTTTGCATTAAGTGGAGATGTGGGGTATGCTTTTGCAACAGATAGCGATTTAATGTTAGGAGTTTCTGCAGGGTTTTTAAATTATTTTGGAAAAGACTATGAAGTTTTAGGTACAACTATAGAGGCAGAATCTATACAATTTTTACCAGTGGCAGGTTTTGCATTTTACAGGTTGTCAGATAATTTTTCAGCAGGTTCTAAAATTGGTTACGCATTCGGAATTAATGATGGTAATGATGGTGGATTCTATTACAAACCAATGTTAAATTATATGGTGGGTAATGCTACAAGTTTATCTTTATTTTATGAAGGTGTAAGTGATGATGGTATTAACGCTAACAATGTAGGCTTAGGACTTACATTTGGTTTATAA
- the aroQ gene encoding type II 3-dehydroquinate dehydratase, with the protein MKLIIINGPNLNLLGKREPEIYGSETFEDFFRDLQLKYKDVELSYFQSNIEGELIDKLHEVGFDYDGIILNAAAYTHTSVAIGDAVKGIHTPVVELHISNTHAREEFRHKSFIAPAAKGVLFGFGLKGYELAIQSFL; encoded by the coding sequence ATGAAACTAATTATTATAAACGGACCCAACTTAAACCTTTTAGGTAAACGTGAACCAGAAATTTATGGTTCTGAAACTTTTGAAGATTTTTTTAGAGATTTACAATTAAAATATAAGGATGTTGAATTGTCTTATTTTCAGTCTAATATAGAAGGTGAACTTATCGATAAATTACATGAAGTTGGTTTTGATTACGATGGTATTATTTTAAACGCAGCTGCTTATACGCATACTTCTGTTGCTATTGGTGATGCTGTAAAAGGGATACATACCCCAGTTGTTGAGCTACATATTTCTAATACCCACGCTCGTGAAGAATTTAGACATAAAAGTTTTATTGCGCCTGCTGCAAAAGGAGTACTATTTGGTTTTGGTTTAAAAGGATATGAATTAGCGATTCAGAGTTTTCTATAA
- a CDS encoding dihydrofolate reductase family protein, protein MRKLKLQIQLSIDGFISGPNGEMDWMIWNWDEKLKNFVKEITESTDTIVLGRKLAEGFIPHWKSNKELEGAEKINNSNKIVFTKTLENTEWQNTLLEKGDLVEKIEKLKSSTGNDIIAYGGGEFVSSLIRENLIDEYYFFINPSILGKGMPIFEKVDYKTELKLESAKAYECGITVLTYKK, encoded by the coding sequence GTGAGAAAATTAAAACTTCAAATTCAACTCTCAATTGATGGATTCATTTCTGGCCCAAACGGAGAAATGGACTGGATGATTTGGAATTGGGATGAAAAACTAAAGAACTTCGTCAAAGAAATAACAGAATCGACTGACACCATTGTATTAGGACGAAAACTTGCTGAAGGATTTATTCCACATTGGAAATCCAACAAAGAATTGGAAGGTGCTGAAAAAATTAATAACTCAAATAAAATAGTTTTTACAAAAACGCTCGAAAATACTGAATGGCAAAATACCCTTTTGGAAAAAGGAGATTTAGTCGAAAAAATAGAAAAATTAAAGTCCTCAACTGGAAATGACATAATTGCCTATGGAGGTGGCGAATTTGTTTCTTCACTAATTAGAGAAAATTTAATTGACGAATATTATTTTTTCATAAATCCTTCGATTTTGGGGAAAGGAATGCCAATATTTGAGAAAGTTGATTATAAAACTGAATTAAAATTGGAAAGCGCAAAAGCCTACGAATGTGGAATAACAGTTTTGACATATAAAAAGTAA